The Saccharomonospora glauca K62 genome has a segment encoding these proteins:
- a CDS encoding SDR family oxidoreductase — protein sequence MHDGRVAVVTGAGSGIGRAVARALASDGYRVALAGRREEALRETAAGGAEGTTLVVPTDVTDPEAVSALFEAVVAEWGRVDVLFNNAGTFGPTGAIDTVSVEEWRHTVDVNLTGMFLCAREAVRVMKKQDPRGGKIINNGSIAATTPRPESVAYSATKHAVTGLTKSILLDCRRFDIGCGQIDIGNAATEMTAGFAEGAKQADGSIRPEPSFDVAHVADAVRYMAALPPEANVFSLTVTATGMPFVGRG from the coding sequence ATGCACGACGGGCGGGTCGCGGTGGTGACCGGAGCGGGCTCCGGTATCGGCAGGGCGGTGGCACGGGCGTTGGCGAGCGACGGCTACCGCGTCGCCCTCGCGGGCCGACGCGAGGAGGCGTTACGGGAGACCGCCGCCGGCGGCGCGGAGGGGACGACGCTCGTGGTCCCCACCGACGTCACCGACCCTGAGGCCGTGAGCGCGTTGTTCGAGGCCGTCGTCGCGGAATGGGGACGCGTGGACGTGCTGTTCAACAACGCCGGGACCTTCGGCCCCACCGGCGCCATCGACACGGTGTCGGTGGAGGAGTGGCGCCACACCGTCGACGTGAACCTCACCGGGATGTTCCTGTGCGCGCGGGAGGCGGTGCGGGTGATGAAGAAGCAGGACCCGCGCGGCGGAAAGATCATCAACAACGGGTCGATCGCCGCGACGACACCGCGTCCGGAAAGCGTCGCCTACTCCGCCACCAAACACGCCGTCACCGGGTTGACCAAGTCGATCCTGCTCGACTGCCGCAGGTTCGACATCGGCTGTGGGCAGATCGACATCGGCAACGCGGCCACCGAGATGACGGCGGGGTTCGCCGAAGGAGCCAAGCAGGCCGACGGCAGTATCCGCCCGGAACCCAGTTTCGACGTCGCCCACGTCGCCGACGCCGTGCGGTACATGGCCGCGCTTCCCCCGGAGGCCAACGTGTTCTCGCTGACGGTCACCGCCACCGGGATGCCGTTCGTGGGACGCGGCTGA
- a CDS encoding polysaccharide deacetylase family protein: MVFRHILILAAMATVTAACTHGVAPEASPHEPTETTSSVETTPPPPDPEEIGANELGVVPVLMYHRIVSEPASVYDRTPEDFRAELQRLADEDYVPVTTTELATGRLDLPAGTHPVVLTFDDGDPSTIRLEGSRVAPDTAIGILLDVARENPGFRPTASVYVNEEPFGGGEAGRRALRWLVDNGFEVGNHTVGHTNLGAVSPRTAGRAIVEGDELIREAVPGYAPTSLALPFGARPDPEELARSGDGYDYRAVLLVGANPAPSPFAVEFDAAAVPRIRSQGPDGEEAEFGSTAWLDRLASEPRLLYTSDGDPTRISYPRGDDTLNPKFAEAAAPY, from the coding sequence ATGGTCTTCCGACACATCCTGATCCTGGCCGCGATGGCCACGGTCACCGCGGCGTGCACCCACGGCGTCGCGCCCGAGGCGAGTCCTCACGAGCCCACCGAGACGACGAGCTCCGTGGAGACCACCCCTCCGCCGCCGGACCCGGAGGAGATCGGCGCCAACGAACTCGGGGTGGTGCCCGTGCTCATGTATCACCGGATCGTGTCCGAACCCGCGTCGGTGTACGACCGGACTCCCGAGGACTTCCGGGCGGAGCTGCAGCGGCTCGCCGACGAGGACTACGTGCCCGTCACGACGACCGAGCTGGCCACGGGGCGGCTCGATCTGCCCGCGGGCACCCACCCGGTCGTGCTGACGTTCGACGACGGGGACCCGAGCACGATCCGCCTGGAGGGCTCGCGGGTCGCTCCCGACACGGCGATCGGGATACTGCTGGACGTCGCTCGGGAGAATCCGGGATTCCGCCCCACCGCGAGCGTGTACGTGAACGAGGAACCCTTCGGCGGGGGCGAGGCCGGGCGGCGGGCGTTGCGCTGGTTGGTGGACAACGGATTCGAAGTGGGCAACCACACCGTGGGCCACACCAACCTCGGGGCCGTGTCACCGCGCACGGCGGGGCGGGCCATCGTCGAGGGTGACGAGTTGATCCGCGAGGCGGTGCCGGGTTATGCGCCCACCAGCCTCGCCCTGCCGTTCGGCGCGCGCCCCGACCCGGAGGAGCTCGCTCGAAGCGGCGACGGTTACGACTATCGGGCGGTGCTCCTGGTGGGGGCCAACCCCGCCCCGTCGCCGTTCGCGGTGGAGTTCGACGCGGCGGCAGTGCCCCGGATTCGCTCGCAGGGCCCGGACGGCGAGGAGGCGGAGTTCGGTTCGACGGCCTGGCTGGACAGGCTCGCGTCCGAGCCCCGGCTGCTCTACACCTCCGACGGCGATCCCACCCGCATCTCCTACCCCCGCGGCGACGACACCCTGAACCCGAAGTTCGCCGAGGCCGCGGCCCCGTACTGA
- a CDS encoding DUF5134 domain-containing protein: MGVPTAAAWAVTAVFALLVQPCVSRLVRLDYTGLGPGVRQADVAGLLMALAMVAMVSPVGFPVPVAGWQALFVLSACWFFAAGLRERSTRGVCRRCDFHHAVSAAAMVYMFAAMPHGDAGHSVWPVMVGEDVTGTFALPAVAFACVLYFAVDTAVSVRHVARTRRGAASPPEGAVSRSVCRTVMSAGMAGLFAVGLVG, from the coding sequence ATGGGCGTTCCGACGGCTGCTGCCTGGGCGGTGACCGCCGTATTCGCGTTGCTGGTGCAGCCGTGCGTGTCGAGGCTGGTGCGGCTCGACTACACCGGACTCGGGCCGGGGGTCCGGCAGGCGGATGTCGCGGGGCTGCTCATGGCCCTGGCGATGGTGGCGATGGTGTCACCGGTCGGCTTCCCCGTGCCCGTGGCGGGTTGGCAGGCCCTGTTCGTGCTCTCGGCGTGCTGGTTCTTCGCCGCCGGACTACGGGAGCGGTCCACGCGGGGCGTGTGTCGGCGCTGCGACTTCCACCACGCGGTGAGCGCCGCCGCGATGGTGTACATGTTCGCGGCGATGCCGCACGGCGATGCCGGGCACAGCGTGTGGCCCGTCATGGTGGGTGAGGACGTCACGGGCACGTTCGCGCTGCCCGCCGTGGCCTTCGCGTGCGTGCTCTACTTCGCGGTGGACACGGCGGTGAGTGTGCGGCACGTCGCCCGGACGCGCCGCGGTGCTGCTTCCCCACCCGAGGGCGCGGTGTCGAGGTCGGTGTGCCGGACCGTCATGAGCGCCGGGATGGCCGGGTTGTTCGCCGTCGGACTGGTGGGGTGA
- the icmF gene encoding fused isobutyryl-CoA mutase/GTPase IcmF, translated as MTSELHRPVHPVRFVTAASLFDGHDASINIMRRILQSQGVEVVHLGHNRSVDEVVTAAISEDVQGVAISAYQGGHVEYFTYLVDLLRERGAGHIRVYGGGGGVIVRDEIELLHSRGVARIFSPDDGLELGLPGMVNLMVRECDVDLAAEQTGSVDALLSGDVPTLARTITRLQSGVLLESWRTAIAEAASARTVPVLGITGTGGSGKSSLTDELIRRFRLDQEDKLRIAVLAVDPTRRRGGGALLGDRIRMNSLTGDRVYFRSLATRGAGSEIPTGLDDAVAACKAAGYDLVIVETPGIGQGDAGIVDHVDHTLYVMTPEFGAASQLEKIDMLDFADVVAINKFERRGAEDARRDVARQMVRNREQFKTPPEDMPVFGTSAAKFNDDGVTALYQHLRDLLADSGLSVSAGILPKVEGKVSTDTSVVIPGNRTRYLAEIADTVRRYHKRTRDQVEAVRKRAQLAAARDALAAENASTDDLDRLLAKAEAEVDAETTALLDNWNELAERYRGEELSFTVRDKEIRTSLWRETLSGNRIPRVALPRYTDPGELLSFLRRENLPGYFPFTAGVFPFKREGEDPARMFAGEGDAFRTNRRFKYLSADSEAKRLSTAFDSVTLYGWDPDTRPDIYGKVGTSGVSIATLDDMKALYDGFDLTAPTTSVSMTINGPAPTILAFFLNTAIDQRMDAFRAEHGREPTEDEAAEIRAWTLRQVRGTVQADILKEDQGQNTCIFSTEFSLRMMADIQEWFIANGVRNFYSVSISGYHIAEAGANPITQLAFTLANGFTYVESYLARGMHIDDFAPNLSFFFSNGMDAEYSVLGRVARRIWAIAMRDRYGANERSQKLKYHVQTSGRSLHAQEMSFNDIRTTLQALCALYDNANSLHTNAYDEAITTPTENSVRRALAIQMIINKEWGLSKNENPLQGSFIIDELTDLVEEAVLTEFERITERGGVLGAMETGYQRGKIQDESMLYERLKHDGSLPIVGVNMFRNPHPEDDEVEVELARATEEEKQSQLRRLAEFHERHREEAPRALARLREAAANGENVFAVLMDAARVCSLGQITQAFFEVGGQYRRNV; from the coding sequence ATGACCTCCGAACTTCATCGCCCCGTGCACCCAGTCCGGTTCGTGACCGCCGCGAGCCTGTTCGACGGTCACGACGCGTCGATCAACATCATGCGGCGCATCCTGCAGTCACAGGGTGTCGAGGTGGTGCATCTCGGGCACAACCGGTCGGTCGACGAGGTGGTGACGGCCGCCATCTCGGAGGACGTCCAAGGTGTTGCCATCAGTGCCTACCAGGGCGGGCACGTCGAGTACTTCACCTACCTTGTGGACCTGCTGCGGGAACGCGGTGCGGGCCACATCCGCGTCTACGGCGGTGGCGGCGGTGTCATCGTGCGCGACGAGATCGAGTTGCTGCACTCCCGAGGGGTCGCGCGGATCTTCTCACCCGACGACGGCCTCGAACTCGGTCTTCCGGGCATGGTCAACCTGATGGTCCGGGAGTGCGACGTGGACCTGGCCGCCGAGCAGACCGGCTCGGTGGACGCCCTGCTGTCCGGCGACGTCCCCACGCTCGCGCGGACCATCACGCGATTGCAGAGCGGCGTCCTGCTCGAGAGCTGGCGGACGGCCATCGCCGAGGCGGCCTCGGCACGGACCGTCCCGGTGCTCGGCATCACGGGTACGGGTGGTTCGGGGAAGTCCTCGCTGACCGACGAGCTGATCCGGCGCTTCCGGCTCGACCAGGAGGACAAGCTGCGGATCGCCGTCCTGGCCGTCGACCCCACCCGGCGCCGGGGCGGAGGGGCCCTGCTGGGCGACCGCATCCGCATGAACAGCCTCACCGGGGACCGGGTGTACTTCCGCTCGCTGGCCACTCGCGGCGCGGGCTCGGAGATCCCGACGGGGCTCGACGACGCGGTGGCGGCGTGCAAGGCCGCGGGCTACGACCTGGTGATCGTCGAGACCCCCGGCATCGGGCAGGGCGACGCGGGCATCGTGGACCACGTCGACCACACGCTGTACGTCATGACGCCCGAGTTCGGCGCCGCGTCGCAGCTGGAGAAGATCGACATGCTCGACTTCGCCGACGTGGTGGCCATCAACAAGTTCGAGCGCCGGGGCGCGGAGGACGCCCGCCGGGACGTGGCGCGCCAGATGGTGCGCAACCGCGAGCAGTTCAAAACCCCGCCCGAGGACATGCCGGTCTTCGGGACGAGCGCCGCGAAGTTCAACGACGACGGCGTGACGGCGCTGTACCAGCACCTGCGCGACCTCCTCGCCGACAGCGGCCTGTCGGTCTCGGCCGGGATCCTGCCGAAGGTCGAGGGCAAGGTGTCCACCGACACCAGCGTCGTCATCCCCGGCAACCGCACCCGCTACCTCGCCGAGATCGCCGACACGGTGCGCCGGTACCACAAGCGCACCCGCGACCAGGTGGAGGCCGTGCGGAAGCGGGCCCAGCTCGCGGCCGCACGGGACGCGTTGGCCGCCGAGAACGCCTCCACCGACGACCTCGACCGGCTGCTGGCCAAGGCCGAGGCGGAGGTCGACGCGGAGACCACCGCGCTGTTGGACAACTGGAACGAGCTGGCCGAGCGCTACCGCGGCGAGGAACTCTCCTTCACCGTGCGGGACAAGGAGATCCGCACCTCGCTGTGGCGGGAGACGCTGTCGGGCAACCGCATCCCCAGGGTCGCCCTGCCGCGCTACACCGACCCCGGTGAGCTGCTGTCGTTCCTCCGCCGGGAGAACCTGCCCGGCTACTTCCCGTTCACGGCGGGGGTGTTCCCGTTCAAACGGGAGGGTGAGGACCCGGCGCGGATGTTCGCAGGAGAGGGCGACGCCTTCCGCACCAACCGCCGGTTCAAGTACCTGTCGGCCGACTCCGAGGCCAAGCGTCTGTCCACGGCGTTCGACTCGGTGACGCTCTACGGGTGGGACCCCGACACGCGTCCGGACATCTACGGCAAGGTCGGCACCTCCGGTGTATCCATCGCGACGCTGGACGACATGAAGGCGCTCTACGACGGCTTCGACCTCACCGCGCCCACCACCTCGGTGTCGATGACCATCAACGGGCCGGCGCCCACCATCCTGGCGTTCTTCCTCAACACGGCCATCGACCAGCGGATGGACGCCTTCCGCGCCGAACACGGCCGCGAACCCACCGAGGACGAGGCCGCCGAGATCCGGGCGTGGACGCTGCGACAGGTCCGCGGCACCGTGCAGGCCGACATCCTCAAGGAGGACCAGGGGCAGAACACCTGCATCTTCTCCACCGAGTTCTCACTGAGGATGATGGCGGACATCCAGGAGTGGTTCATCGCCAACGGGGTCCGCAACTTCTACTCGGTGTCGATCTCGGGCTACCACATCGCCGAGGCCGGGGCGAACCCGATCACGCAGCTCGCCTTCACGCTCGCCAACGGCTTCACCTACGTGGAGTCGTACCTGGCGCGCGGCATGCACATCGACGACTTCGCGCCCAACCTGTCGTTCTTCTTCTCCAACGGCATGGACGCGGAGTACTCGGTGCTGGGCCGGGTGGCCCGTCGGATCTGGGCCATCGCCATGCGCGACCGCTACGGCGCCAACGAACGGTCGCAGAAGCTCAAATACCACGTGCAGACCTCCGGTCGGTCGCTGCACGCGCAGGAGATGAGCTTCAACGACATCCGCACCACGTTGCAGGCGCTGTGCGCGCTGTACGACAACGCGAACTCGTTGCACACCAACGCCTACGACGAGGCCATCACCACGCCCACGGAGAACTCGGTGCGGCGCGCGCTGGCCATCCAGATGATCATCAACAAGGAGTGGGGACTGTCGAAGAACGAGAACCCGTTGCAGGGCTCGTTCATCATCGACGAACTCACCGACCTGGTCGAGGAGGCCGTGCTGACCGAGTTCGAGCGCATCACCGAACGCGGTGGCGTGCTCGGCGCGATGGAGACCGGGTACCAGCGGGGCAAGATCCAGGACGAGTCGATGCTCTACGAGCGGCTCAAGCACGACGGCTCGCTGCCGATCGTCGGGGTCAACATGTTCCGCAACCCCCACCCCGAGGACGACGAGGTGGAGGTCGAGCTCGCCAGGGCCACTGAGGAGGAGAAGCAGTCGCAACTGCGGCGGCTCGCCGAGTTCCACGAGCGGCACCGGGAGGAAGCCCCGCGGGCGTTGGCCCGGTTGCGCGAGGCGGCGGCGAACGGGGAGAACGTCTTCGCCGTGTTGATGGACGCCGCGCGCGTGTGCTCGCTCGGGCAGATCACCCAAGCCTTCTTCGAGGTCGGCGGGCAGTATCGCCGGAACGTGTAG
- a CDS encoding LLM class F420-dependent oxidoreductase, with protein sequence MKFGIATFVTDEGIRPTTLAKALEERGFDSLFLAEHSHIPVSRQTPFSGGELPRKYYRTLDPFVALSAAAAVTDTLLLGTGVALLIQRDVIHTAKEAASLDLISGGRFVLGVGVGWNREEMRNHGTDPRTRGALLNEQLQALKAIWTAERAEFHGQYIDFDPIYAWPKPVSDPHPPIYIGGESPAALARLADHGDGWMPRGNVDPEEVRRGLAWLAERGRPDVPVSVFAAGRDSSQVEAWAELGVERVTFDLPTLPESETLSLLDELAALAQRYGG encoded by the coding sequence ATGAAGTTCGGAATCGCGACGTTCGTGACGGACGAAGGCATCCGGCCGACCACGCTCGCCAAAGCCTTAGAGGAACGCGGCTTCGACTCCCTGTTTCTCGCGGAGCACTCGCACATCCCCGTGAGTCGCCAGACGCCGTTCTCCGGCGGGGAGCTGCCGCGCAAGTACTACCGCACGCTCGACCCGTTCGTGGCGTTGAGCGCCGCGGCGGCCGTCACCGACACGCTGCTGCTGGGGACCGGGGTCGCGCTGTTGATCCAGCGCGACGTAATCCACACCGCCAAGGAGGCGGCGAGCCTCGACTTGATCTCGGGCGGGCGGTTCGTGTTGGGTGTCGGCGTGGGCTGGAACCGCGAGGAGATGCGCAACCACGGCACCGACCCTCGGACCCGAGGAGCGTTGCTCAACGAACAACTCCAAGCGCTGAAGGCCATCTGGACCGCCGAGCGGGCGGAGTTCCACGGCCAGTACATCGACTTCGACCCGATCTACGCCTGGCCCAAGCCGGTGAGCGACCCGCATCCCCCGATCTACATCGGCGGTGAGAGCCCCGCCGCGCTCGCGCGGTTGGCCGACCACGGGGACGGCTGGATGCCGAGGGGGAACGTCGATCCCGAGGAGGTCCGCCGCGGGCTCGCGTGGCTGGCGGAGCGAGGACGCCCCGACGTTCCCGTGAGTGTCTTCGCCGCCGGTCGGGACTCCTCCCAGGTCGAGGCCTGGGCCGAGCTGGGGGTGGAACGGGTGACGTTCGATCTGCCGACCCTGCCCGAGTCGGAGACGCTGTCCCTGCTCGACGAGTTGGCGGCTTTGGCCCAGCGATACGGCGGGTAG
- a CDS encoding GTP-binding protein, protein MDSAGFKAPREAAPKTMTSAKIVVAGGFGAGKTTFVGSVSEIVPLTTEAMMTDASTGIDDLEATPNKATTTVAMDFGRVSLDEDLILYLFGTPGQQRFWFMWDDLVRGAIGAVVLTDTRRLADSFAPVDFFEDRGLPYIVGVNTFDGILHHDLDDVREALSIDQSIPIVRCDARDRESTKQTLITLVEYAMRQWIALRAANSAS, encoded by the coding sequence GTGGACTCCGCCGGCTTTAAGGCACCGCGCGAAGCCGCGCCGAAGACGATGACGTCTGCGAAGATCGTCGTGGCGGGTGGGTTTGGCGCCGGCAAGACGACGTTCGTCGGTTCGGTGTCCGAAATCGTCCCGCTGACCACCGAGGCGATGATGACCGATGCGAGCACCGGCATCGACGATCTGGAGGCGACGCCGAACAAGGCGACCACGACCGTCGCCATGGACTTCGGTCGGGTCTCCCTGGACGAGGACCTCATCCTGTACCTGTTCGGTACGCCGGGGCAGCAGAGGTTCTGGTTCATGTGGGACGACCTCGTACGGGGCGCCATCGGTGCGGTGGTGCTCACGGATACCCGGCGACTCGCCGACTCGTTCGCGCCCGTGGACTTCTTCGAGGACCGCGGCCTGCCCTACATCGTCGGCGTGAACACCTTCGACGGGATCCTGCACCACGACCTGGACGACGTCCGCGAGGCGCTGTCCATCGACCAGAGCATCCCGATCGTGCGTTGCGACGCCCGCGACCGGGAATCCACGAAGCAAACGCTCATCACGTTGGTGGAGTACGCCATGCGGCAGTGGATCGCGTTGCGGGCGGCGAACTCCGCTTCCTGA
- a CDS encoding putative glycoside hydrolase, protein MSRFHLSPQWIIAIVSATAVAAAVAIPLALPDRPDAIVTGVPDHPVRPDILDQVRISSPHGLDGIVAMLDGERLPLHPDGDALRPEAGLLDEGVHVLAVSPPPGMFGDSEPTRIVLRVDATPPELDVEPPEPVKPGSAGEIRGSAPGAALVSAAGEWTRPAPDGSFVLPVRAGTNTVTVVAHDEAGNATSEEVPIALRHPGMRAVHLSASAWASPELREPVLELVREGRIDTVQLDIKDESGQIGYASQVPLAQEIGANTGLYDARETLDLLHEEGVRVVGRLVAFRDPVLGRASWEEGYYDRVVQTTDGRAWSGGYGDYSFTNFADPDVRAYNIALAEEAAELGFDDILYDYIRRPDGDLSAMVFPGLVSTPEEAIASFLAESRTVVRRHGAFQGASVFGIAATRPEQIAQDIPAMAEHVDYVAPMVYPSHWGPGEYGVEDPESQPYDITVRSLADFRDLARENGHTEVIPWLQAFSLTVEYGPDEIRAQIEAAEDLGIDSFLLWNAACRYDPRALPRT, encoded by the coding sequence ATGTCGAGATTTCACTTGAGTCCTCAGTGGATAATCGCCATCGTGTCGGCGACAGCGGTTGCCGCGGCCGTGGCCATTCCGCTGGCTCTCCCGGACCGGCCCGACGCGATCGTCACGGGGGTGCCCGACCACCCCGTACGGCCGGACATCCTGGACCAGGTGCGGATCTCCTCGCCCCACGGGCTCGACGGCATCGTGGCCATGTTGGACGGTGAACGACTGCCGCTGCACCCGGACGGTGACGCACTACGCCCCGAGGCCGGCCTCCTCGACGAGGGCGTGCACGTGCTCGCCGTCTCCCCGCCGCCGGGAATGTTCGGCGACTCCGAACCCACCCGGATCGTCCTCCGGGTCGACGCCACCCCGCCCGAACTGGACGTCGAGCCACCCGAACCGGTGAAACCGGGCTCGGCCGGCGAGATTCGGGGCAGCGCTCCGGGGGCGGCGCTGGTGTCGGCCGCGGGCGAGTGGACCCGCCCCGCCCCGGACGGTTCCTTCGTCCTTCCCGTACGAGCCGGGACGAACACCGTCACGGTCGTCGCTCACGACGAGGCGGGCAACGCCACCTCCGAGGAAGTCCCGATCGCGCTGCGCCACCCCGGTATGAGGGCCGTGCACCTCTCGGCGAGTGCCTGGGCGAGCCCCGAGCTCCGCGAACCCGTGTTGGAGCTGGTACGCGAGGGTCGGATCGACACCGTGCAGCTCGACATCAAGGACGAGAGCGGGCAGATCGGTTACGCCTCCCAGGTCCCCCTGGCCCAGGAGATCGGCGCGAACACCGGACTCTACGACGCGAGGGAGACCCTCGACCTGCTCCACGAGGAGGGGGTCCGCGTCGTCGGCAGGCTCGTGGCGTTCCGCGATCCCGTCCTCGGCAGGGCCTCCTGGGAAGAGGGGTACTACGACCGGGTCGTCCAGACCACCGACGGCCGCGCGTGGTCCGGCGGGTACGGCGACTACTCCTTCACCAACTTCGCCGACCCGGACGTGCGGGCCTACAACATCGCGCTGGCCGAGGAAGCCGCCGAACTCGGGTTCGACGACATCCTCTACGACTACATCCGCAGGCCGGACGGTGACCTCTCGGCGATGGTGTTTCCGGGACTTGTGAGCACCCCCGAGGAGGCGATCGCGAGCTTCCTCGCCGAGTCACGGACCGTCGTGCGACGCCACGGCGCCTTCCAGGGCGCGTCGGTGTTCGGCATCGCCGCCACCCGGCCCGAGCAGATCGCCCAGGACATCCCGGCGATGGCGGAGCACGTGGACTACGTGGCTCCGATGGTGTACCCGTCGCACTGGGGCCCCGGTGAGTACGGCGTGGAGGACCCGGAGAGCCAACCGTACGACATCACGGTCCGCTCGCTGGCGGACTTCCGGGACCTGGCACGCGAGAACGGGCACACGGAAGTCATCCCGTGGCTGCAGGCGTTCAGCCTCACCGTCGAGTACGGCCCCGACGAGATTCGCGCGCAGATCGAGGCCGCCGAGGACCTCGGGATCGACTCGTTCCTGTTGTGGAACGCCGCCTGCCGGTACGACCCCCGAGCGTTGCCGCGCACCTGA
- a CDS encoding TIGR03557 family F420-dependent LLM class oxidoreductase translates to MGDVQIGIAAALEQFSPREAIELAALAEQHGFSGQMAADHFQPWVPAQGQASFVWSVLASLAENTTGDLGPGVTCPSFRQHPALVAQAAATLEATYPGRTWLGLGSGEALNEHVIGGYWPEAPERVRRMFEALEIIRKLFTGEDVKHNGEFFKLHRTRLWTMPDTPPPIYIASAGPYTSRKTGELADGLITPGASLEKLAGILDNFSKGARKAGKDPDSMPKLLQVHLSWAATDEEAWRNALEQWPNGGMKFPKADIRSPFDFEQMAKLVRREDFEGRMVISSDPDVHRASLQRFIDAGFTRIYVHNVGRNQKEWLEVFGREVLPKLKA, encoded by the coding sequence GTGGGTGACGTGCAGATCGGGATCGCGGCGGCACTGGAGCAGTTCTCGCCGCGCGAAGCCATCGAACTGGCCGCGTTGGCCGAACAACACGGGTTCTCGGGGCAGATGGCCGCCGATCACTTCCAGCCCTGGGTGCCCGCGCAGGGACAGGCGTCGTTCGTGTGGAGCGTGCTCGCCTCCCTGGCCGAGAACACCACCGGTGACCTGGGGCCGGGTGTGACGTGCCCGTCGTTCCGGCAGCACCCGGCGCTGGTGGCCCAGGCGGCGGCCACGCTCGAGGCGACGTATCCGGGCCGTACCTGGCTCGGTCTCGGCTCCGGTGAGGCGCTGAACGAACACGTCATCGGCGGCTACTGGCCCGAGGCGCCCGAACGAGTGCGTCGCATGTTCGAAGCACTCGAGATCATCCGGAAGCTGTTCACCGGCGAGGACGTCAAGCACAACGGGGAGTTCTTCAAGCTGCACCGGACTCGCTTGTGGACGATGCCGGACACCCCGCCGCCGATCTACATCGCGTCGGCGGGCCCGTACACCTCCCGCAAGACCGGCGAACTCGCCGACGGGCTGATCACGCCGGGTGCGTCGCTGGAGAAGCTCGCCGGCATCCTCGACAACTTCTCCAAGGGAGCGCGCAAGGCGGGCAAGGACCCCGACAGCATGCCGAAGCTGCTGCAGGTGCACCTGTCGTGGGCCGCCACCGACGAGGAGGCGTGGCGTAACGCGCTGGAGCAGTGGCCCAACGGTGGGATGAAGTTCCCCAAGGCCGACATCCGCTCGCCGTTCGACTTCGAGCAGATGGCCAAGCTCGTGCGTCGCGAGGACTTCGAGGGCCGCATGGTGATCTCCTCCGATCCCGATGTGCACCGCGCGTCGCTGCAGCGTTTCATCGACGCCGGGTTCACCCGCATCTACGTGCACAACGTCGGGCGTAACCAGAAGGAGTGGCTGGAGGTCTTCGGCCGGGAGGTCCTTCCCAAGCTGAAGGCCTGA
- a CDS encoding alpha/beta hydrolase: protein MRLSFRARRVVQLALTVNALRPLRGPHWGFPAFVTGWLTSELAPHLLALTLTDTAAHLARRGMRDADRAGLAAAALSTVGLGSLIASARRAEGVVERALVDTLGPGYTDGLRPPLAPSDLATPWGQLVLPFRLRHPDVRTDRDIAYFQGGKRFLLDVYRPREPGSGRPVLLQVHGGAWISGNKEQQGVPLMLHMAARGWVCVAINYPLSPSARWPQHIVAAKRALAWVRTSIADYGGDPSFVAATGGSAGGHLAALLALSPNDPAFQPGFEEIDTRVQACVPHYGVYDFAATTGSPASRARLRYLLARYVVGTDPRLSSKDYLAASPLERIGPSAPPFFVIHGENDTLVPVREAREFVRRLREVSSRPVVYAEIPGAQHAFDLFPSIRSAHVVRGVQRFLDWVYAHRDTVTI from the coding sequence ATGCGCCTGTCGTTTCGGGCTCGTCGCGTCGTTCAGCTCGCGCTCACGGTCAACGCCCTCCGTCCCCTGCGCGGGCCCCACTGGGGCTTCCCGGCGTTCGTCACGGGGTGGCTCACCTCGGAGTTGGCTCCGCACCTGCTGGCCCTCACCCTCACCGACACGGCCGCGCACCTGGCACGGCGCGGGATGCGCGACGCCGATCGCGCGGGGCTGGCGGCCGCCGCACTGTCCACCGTCGGTCTCGGCTCGCTGATCGCCTCGGCGAGACGGGCCGAGGGCGTGGTGGAGCGGGCGCTCGTCGACACGCTCGGCCCCGGCTACACCGACGGGCTGCGTCCTCCGCTGGCGCCCTCCGACCTGGCCACGCCGTGGGGGCAGTTGGTGTTGCCGTTCCGGCTGAGGCACCCGGACGTCCGCACCGACCGCGACATCGCCTACTTCCAGGGCGGCAAGAGGTTCCTGCTCGACGTCTACCGGCCGCGGGAACCGGGATCGGGGCGGCCGGTCCTGCTCCAGGTGCACGGTGGGGCGTGGATCTCCGGGAACAAGGAGCAGCAGGGGGTCCCGCTCATGCTGCACATGGCGGCGCGGGGCTGGGTGTGCGTGGCGATCAACTACCCGCTTTCCCCCTCCGCCCGCTGGCCGCAGCACATCGTGGCGGCCAAACGCGCGCTGGCGTGGGTGCGTACCTCCATCGCCGACTACGGCGGGGACCCGTCGTTCGTGGCCGCCACGGGCGGTTCGGCGGGCGGCCACCTCGCCGCGCTCCTGGCGCTCAGCCCGAACGACCCGGCGTTCCAACCGGGGTTCGAGGAGATCGACACGCGCGTGCAGGCGTGCGTGCCGCACTACGGGGTGTACGACTTCGCGGCCACCACCGGCTCGCCCGCGAGCCGGGCGCGACTGCGGTACCTGCTCGCGCGCTACGTCGTCGGCACGGACCCGAGGCTGTCGTCGAAGGATTATCTCGCGGCCTCACCCCTGGAGCGGATCGGGCCCTCGGCTCCTCCGTTCTTTGTGATCCACGGCGAGAACGACACGCTCGTGCCCGTCCGGGAGGCCAGGGAATTCGTGCGACGGCTGCGCGAGGTGTCGTCCCGTCCGGTGGTCTACGCGGAGATTCCCGGCGCCCAGCACGCGTTCGACCTCTTCCCGTCGATCCGCAGCGCGCACGTGGTGCGGGGCGTCCAGCGATTTCTCGACTGGGTGTACGCGCACCGGGACACCGTCACGATCTGA